The following are from one region of the Capsicum annuum cultivar UCD-10X-F1 chromosome 1, UCD10Xv1.1, whole genome shotgun sequence genome:
- the LOC107852086 gene encoding F-box/kelch-repeat protein At3g06240-like, translating to MTIPILPVELISEILSRLPAKSVLQFKSVLKSWLAFISSPEFAKAHLRFSVKNTEDIRHLLILGRKRNSWIFKECLLSSFFYDSITKAFDLECPIGIVRTDTRLAGSCNGLILLAHYSNSQYSILWNPTTGKRKTLPDYRPRWKSYASYGFGYDELHDDHKVCLRMGSFIGMLVVCVFVF from the exons ATGACAATCCCTATTCTTCCAGTAGAACTCATTAGTGAAATCCTGTCGAGGCTTCCGGCGAAATCTGTCTTGCAGTTCAAGTCTGTTTTGAAATCTTGGCTTGCTTTTATCTCGAGTCCTGAATTTGCTAAGGCCCATCTTAGATTTTCTGTTAAGAACACAGAAGATATCCGACATCTCCTTATTTTGGGTCGTAAAAGAAATAGCTGGATTTTTAAAGAATGTCTGCTTAGCTCTTTCTTTTATGACTCTATTACTAAGGCTTTCGACTTGGAATGTCCCATTGGAATCGTCAGGACAGATACGAGGCTCGCGGGTTCTTGCAATGGATTGATTTTGCTCGCACATTATTCAAATTCACAATATTCGATTCTATGGAATCCAACAACTGGCAAGCGTAAGACTTTGCCTGATTATAGACCTAGATGGAAAAGTTATGCCAGTTATGGTTTTGGATATGATGAGCTTCACGATGATCATAAG GTTTGTTTGCGAATGGGAAGCTTCATTGGGATGCTAGTGGTCTGTGTGTTTGTCTTTTGA
- the LOC107864185 gene encoding SUN domain-containing protein 5 isoform X3 has product MKQPRNIVYNDVVSKPHLSLSLFFTVFIFCSEFLHGNGEFNGSTQPLLENGGKNCKTEVLLELNLSVKINDSCSPNDNNATLVHSLQKTSALEDAVSTILGYNMLKCQLQPQVVHIRRNEDRLLNGRTLLTYPNLEEFRSITEQEKRGSTASQLVNITHRLEPDGTPYNYASSSKGAKVVAHNKEAKGANNVLNKDHDKYLRNPCSVGEKFFVIELADETLVDAVKIANFEHYSSRLKEFELSGSLIYPTETWNPLGTFVAENVKHAQYFKLPEPKWLRYLKLNLLTHYGSEFYCTISFIEVYGIDAIEQMLEDLIVTSPESSADKMENLNKTAVLSMIPDSGSDYHEPKDVVQNVVESANKEVENFDEGQGLQLDATKKEQTITTGPEFIKKHRQLSNGRTHGDAVLKILLQKVRALELNLSVLEQYIKELSKRQGDILPELDNEISQVSDLLEKSKLEIKDLLKWKENTEKENSDLESWKASVLAQLDLLVNGNHMLRLDVEKVMDEQESLERKELVVFSISLSFACIAILKLISDRFQTTFATSRETCPLILESLIENKSTRGELLPLKIMNYF; this is encoded by the exons ATGAAGCAACCTCGTAACATCGTATACAACGATGTAGTCTCCAAACCTCACCTGTCTTTGTCCCTATTCTTTACAGTTTTCATTTTTTGTTCTGAGTTTCTTCATGGAAATGGAG AGTTCAACGGCTCCACTCAACCGCTTCTAGAAAACGGAGGGAAGAACTGCAAAACTGAAGTACTTTTGGaactcaacttatcagttaagatTAATGATTCTTGTAGTCCTAATGATAACAATGCGACCCTTGTGCATTCACTTCAGAAAACAAGTGCATTAGAGGATGCCGTTTCAACTATTTTAGGTTACAACATGTTAAAATGCCAATTGCAACCACAAGTAGTGCATATCCGTCGTAATGAAGATCGGCTACTAAATGGAAGAACTCTCTTGACCTATCCGAATCTGGAAGAATTCAGAAGCATTACGGAACAAGAAAAGAGAGGGAGCACAGCAAGTCAGTTAGTAAATATCACCCACAGGCTTGAGCCTGATGGTACGCCTTACAATTATGCCTCATCATCCAAGGGTGCTAAAGTGGTGGCCCATAATAAAGAAGCAAAAGGAGCAAACAATGTACTGAACAAGGATCATGATAAGTATCTCAGGAACCCTTGTTCTGTTGGTGAGAAATTCTTTGTTATTGAGCTTGCAGATGAAACTCTAGTTGATGCAGTCAAAATTGCAAATTTCGAGCATTATTCATCTAGGCTCAAAGAATTTGAGTTATCCGGGAGTTTGATATATCCAACGGAGACATGGAATCCACTGGGAACTTTTGTTGCTGAAAATGTGAAGCATGCTCAGTATTTTAAGCTACCTGAACCAAAATGGCTTAGATACTTGAAACTAAATTTACTCACGCATTATGGTTCTGAATTTTACTGTACTATCAGTTTTATCGAGGTATATGGTATTGATGCAATAGAGCAGATGCTTGAGGATCTTATAGTCACTTCCCCAGAATCTTCTGCTGATAAAATGGAAAACCTTAATAAAACTGCTGTGCTGTCTATGATACCAGATTCGGGTTCTGACTACCATGAACCAAAGGATGTCGTTCAAAATGTGGTTGAATCTGCTAACAAGGAGGTAGAAAATTTTGATGAAGGGCAAGGTCTTCAATTAGATGCAACAAAGAAAGAACAAACAATAACCACTGGCCCTGAGTTTATAAAAAAACATAGGCAGCTGTCAAATGGGAGAACTCACGGTGATGCAGTTCTAAAAATACTGCTGCAGAAGGTGAGAGCACTTGAGTTGAACTTGTCTGTCCTGGAGCAGTACATTAAAGAGCTGAGCAAGAGGCAAGGTGACATTCTGCCTGAGCTGGATAATGAAATTTCTCAAGTTTCAGATCTCCTAGAGAAAAGCAAATTGGAGATCAAGGATCTCCTGAAATGGAAAGAGAATACG GAGAAAGAAAATAGTGATCTTGAATCTTGGAAAGCTTCTGTCTTAGCTCAATTGGATTTATTGGTCAACGGAAATCACATGCTAAG ATTAGACGTCGAAAAGGTTATGGATGAGCAAGAGAGTTTGGAAAGGAAAGAATTGGTTGTGTTCTCAATCAGCTTATCTTTTGCATGTATTGCAATTCTTAAGTTAATTTCAGATAGATTTCAAACAACATTCGCGACAAGCCGAG AAACTTGTCCACTCATTCTGGAAAGCTTAATTGAAAACAAGTCAACTAGGGGAGAACTTTTGCCTCTGAAGATCATGAACTATTTTTGA
- the LOC107864185 gene encoding SUN domain-containing protein 5 isoform X1 → MKQPRNIVYNDVVSKPHLSLSLFFTVFIFCSEFLHGNGGISLAYAETVTNYSVNDTEFNGSTQPLLENGGKNCKTEVLLELNLSVKINDSCSPNDNNATLVHSLQKTSALEDAVSTILGYNMLKCQLQPQVVHIRRNEDRLLNGRTLLTYPNLEEFRSITEQEKRGSTASQLVNITHRLEPDGTPYNYASSSKGAKVVAHNKEAKGANNVLNKDHDKYLRNPCSVGEKFFVIELADETLVDAVKIANFEHYSSRLKEFELSGSLIYPTETWNPLGTFVAENVKHAQYFKLPEPKWLRYLKLNLLTHYGSEFYCTISFIEVYGIDAIEQMLEDLIVTSPESSADKMENLNKTAVLSMIPDSGSDYHEPKDVVQNVVESANKEVENFDEGQGLQLDATKKEQTITTGPEFIKKHRQLSNGRTHGDAVLKILLQKVRALELNLSVLEQYIKELSKRQGDILPELDNEISQVSDLLEKSKLEIKDLLKWKENTEKENSDLESWKASVLAQLDLLVNGNHMLRLDVEKVMDEQESLERKELVVFSISLSFACIAILKLISDRFQTTFATSRETCPLILESLIENKSTRGELLPLKIMNYF, encoded by the exons ATGAAGCAACCTCGTAACATCGTATACAACGATGTAGTCTCCAAACCTCACCTGTCTTTGTCCCTATTCTTTACAGTTTTCATTTTTTGTTCTGAGTTTCTTCATGGAAATGGAG GGATTTCTCTTGCCTATGCTGAGACTGTAACAAATTATAGTGTTAATGATACAGAGTTCAACGGCTCCACTCAACCGCTTCTAGAAAACGGAGGGAAGAACTGCAAAACTGAAGTACTTTTGGaactcaacttatcagttaagatTAATGATTCTTGTAGTCCTAATGATAACAATGCGACCCTTGTGCATTCACTTCAGAAAACAAGTGCATTAGAGGATGCCGTTTCAACTATTTTAGGTTACAACATGTTAAAATGCCAATTGCAACCACAAGTAGTGCATATCCGTCGTAATGAAGATCGGCTACTAAATGGAAGAACTCTCTTGACCTATCCGAATCTGGAAGAATTCAGAAGCATTACGGAACAAGAAAAGAGAGGGAGCACAGCAAGTCAGTTAGTAAATATCACCCACAGGCTTGAGCCTGATGGTACGCCTTACAATTATGCCTCATCATCCAAGGGTGCTAAAGTGGTGGCCCATAATAAAGAAGCAAAAGGAGCAAACAATGTACTGAACAAGGATCATGATAAGTATCTCAGGAACCCTTGTTCTGTTGGTGAGAAATTCTTTGTTATTGAGCTTGCAGATGAAACTCTAGTTGATGCAGTCAAAATTGCAAATTTCGAGCATTATTCATCTAGGCTCAAAGAATTTGAGTTATCCGGGAGTTTGATATATCCAACGGAGACATGGAATCCACTGGGAACTTTTGTTGCTGAAAATGTGAAGCATGCTCAGTATTTTAAGCTACCTGAACCAAAATGGCTTAGATACTTGAAACTAAATTTACTCACGCATTATGGTTCTGAATTTTACTGTACTATCAGTTTTATCGAGGTATATGGTATTGATGCAATAGAGCAGATGCTTGAGGATCTTATAGTCACTTCCCCAGAATCTTCTGCTGATAAAATGGAAAACCTTAATAAAACTGCTGTGCTGTCTATGATACCAGATTCGGGTTCTGACTACCATGAACCAAAGGATGTCGTTCAAAATGTGGTTGAATCTGCTAACAAGGAGGTAGAAAATTTTGATGAAGGGCAAGGTCTTCAATTAGATGCAACAAAGAAAGAACAAACAATAACCACTGGCCCTGAGTTTATAAAAAAACATAGGCAGCTGTCAAATGGGAGAACTCACGGTGATGCAGTTCTAAAAATACTGCTGCAGAAGGTGAGAGCACTTGAGTTGAACTTGTCTGTCCTGGAGCAGTACATTAAAGAGCTGAGCAAGAGGCAAGGTGACATTCTGCCTGAGCTGGATAATGAAATTTCTCAAGTTTCAGATCTCCTAGAGAAAAGCAAATTGGAGATCAAGGATCTCCTGAAATGGAAAGAGAATACG GAGAAAGAAAATAGTGATCTTGAATCTTGGAAAGCTTCTGTCTTAGCTCAATTGGATTTATTGGTCAACGGAAATCACATGCTAAG ATTAGACGTCGAAAAGGTTATGGATGAGCAAGAGAGTTTGGAAAGGAAAGAATTGGTTGTGTTCTCAATCAGCTTATCTTTTGCATGTATTGCAATTCTTAAGTTAATTTCAGATAGATTTCAAACAACATTCGCGACAAGCCGAG AAACTTGTCCACTCATTCTGGAAAGCTTAATTGAAAACAAGTCAACTAGGGGAGAACTTTTGCCTCTGAAGATCATGAACTATTTTTGA
- the LOC107864185 gene encoding SUN domain-containing protein 5 isoform X2 gives MKQPRNIVYNDVVSKPHLSLSLFFTVFIFCSEFLHGNGGISLAYAETVTNYSVNDTEFNGSTQPLLENGGKNCKTEVLLELNLSVKINDSCSPNDNNATLVHSLQKTSALEDAVSTILGYNMLKCQLQPQVVHIRRNEDRLLNGRTLLTYPNLEEFRSITEQEKRGSTASQLVNITHRLEPDGTPYNYASSSKGAKVVAHNKEAKGANNVLNKDHDKYLRNPCSVGEKFFVIELADETLVDAVKIANFEHYSSRLKEFELSGSLIYPTETWNPLGTFVAENVKHAQYFKLPEPKWLRYLKLNLLTHYGSEFYCTISFIEVYGIDAIEQMLEDLIVTSPESSADKMENLNKTAVLSMIPDSGSDYHEPKDVVQNVVESANKEVENFDEGQGLQLDATKKEQTITTGPEFIKKHRQLSNGRTHGDAVLKILLQKVRALELNLSVLEQYIKELSKRQGDILPELDNEISQVSDLLEKSKLEIKDLLKWKENTEKENSDLESWKASVLAQLDLLVNGNHMLRLDVEKVMDEQESLERKELVVFSISLSFACIAILKLISDRFQTTFATSRGWLLILVSSSLIAFVTLFYS, from the exons ATGAAGCAACCTCGTAACATCGTATACAACGATGTAGTCTCCAAACCTCACCTGTCTTTGTCCCTATTCTTTACAGTTTTCATTTTTTGTTCTGAGTTTCTTCATGGAAATGGAG GGATTTCTCTTGCCTATGCTGAGACTGTAACAAATTATAGTGTTAATGATACAGAGTTCAACGGCTCCACTCAACCGCTTCTAGAAAACGGAGGGAAGAACTGCAAAACTGAAGTACTTTTGGaactcaacttatcagttaagatTAATGATTCTTGTAGTCCTAATGATAACAATGCGACCCTTGTGCATTCACTTCAGAAAACAAGTGCATTAGAGGATGCCGTTTCAACTATTTTAGGTTACAACATGTTAAAATGCCAATTGCAACCACAAGTAGTGCATATCCGTCGTAATGAAGATCGGCTACTAAATGGAAGAACTCTCTTGACCTATCCGAATCTGGAAGAATTCAGAAGCATTACGGAACAAGAAAAGAGAGGGAGCACAGCAAGTCAGTTAGTAAATATCACCCACAGGCTTGAGCCTGATGGTACGCCTTACAATTATGCCTCATCATCCAAGGGTGCTAAAGTGGTGGCCCATAATAAAGAAGCAAAAGGAGCAAACAATGTACTGAACAAGGATCATGATAAGTATCTCAGGAACCCTTGTTCTGTTGGTGAGAAATTCTTTGTTATTGAGCTTGCAGATGAAACTCTAGTTGATGCAGTCAAAATTGCAAATTTCGAGCATTATTCATCTAGGCTCAAAGAATTTGAGTTATCCGGGAGTTTGATATATCCAACGGAGACATGGAATCCACTGGGAACTTTTGTTGCTGAAAATGTGAAGCATGCTCAGTATTTTAAGCTACCTGAACCAAAATGGCTTAGATACTTGAAACTAAATTTACTCACGCATTATGGTTCTGAATTTTACTGTACTATCAGTTTTATCGAGGTATATGGTATTGATGCAATAGAGCAGATGCTTGAGGATCTTATAGTCACTTCCCCAGAATCTTCTGCTGATAAAATGGAAAACCTTAATAAAACTGCTGTGCTGTCTATGATACCAGATTCGGGTTCTGACTACCATGAACCAAAGGATGTCGTTCAAAATGTGGTTGAATCTGCTAACAAGGAGGTAGAAAATTTTGATGAAGGGCAAGGTCTTCAATTAGATGCAACAAAGAAAGAACAAACAATAACCACTGGCCCTGAGTTTATAAAAAAACATAGGCAGCTGTCAAATGGGAGAACTCACGGTGATGCAGTTCTAAAAATACTGCTGCAGAAGGTGAGAGCACTTGAGTTGAACTTGTCTGTCCTGGAGCAGTACATTAAAGAGCTGAGCAAGAGGCAAGGTGACATTCTGCCTGAGCTGGATAATGAAATTTCTCAAGTTTCAGATCTCCTAGAGAAAAGCAAATTGGAGATCAAGGATCTCCTGAAATGGAAAGAGAATACG GAGAAAGAAAATAGTGATCTTGAATCTTGGAAAGCTTCTGTCTTAGCTCAATTGGATTTATTGGTCAACGGAAATCACATGCTAAG ATTAGACGTCGAAAAGGTTATGGATGAGCAAGAGAGTTTGGAAAGGAAAGAATTGGTTGTGTTCTCAATCAGCTTATCTTTTGCATGTATTGCAATTCTTAAGTTAATTTCAGATAGATTTCAAACAACATTCGCGACAAGCCGAGGTTGGCTGTTGATTCTTGTTAGCAGCAGCCTAATTGCATTTGTCACATTGTTTTATAGTTAA
- the LOC107864193 gene encoding probable inactive ATP-dependent zinc metalloprotease FTSHI 1, chloroplastic has product MYLATASNCISVKSIHQNPKIQLQSSFITKYPYQKSFKNSTFHSNFRKRSHFYQCPYAILGKWKSILKPTEEKESNNEDFITRVLKENPSQVEPKYLIGNKLYTLKEKQDLGKKGLGSGVLEILKKLNIKGMVKNGSDEGSLVKGDVFLKDILREYKGKLYVPEQIFGASLSEEEEFEKNVEDLPKMTLEDFKKYLKYDKIKLLIFKEDSGAYLGFGFRDFVVELKEMPGEKSLQRTKWAMKLDQNQAQTLLEEYTGPRYEVEKQMMSWVGKLPECPNPAASKISSRVVVELAMLTAVMTAAAVIVGAFLASAVFAVTSFVFAVTVYVVWPVAKPFLKLFFGIIFGILERVWDKVADAFADGGLKLYELYTFGGVSASIEMLKPIMLVFVTMVLLVRFTLSRRPKNFRKWDIWQGIEFSQSKPQARVDGSTGVTFNDVAGIEEAVEELQELVRYLKNPELFDKMGIKPPHGVLLEGPPGCGKTLVAKAIAGEAGVPFYQMAGSEFVEVLVGVGSARIRDLFKRAKVNKPSVIFIDEIDALATRRQGILSESTDHLYNAATQERETTLNQLLIELDGFDTGKGVIFLGATNRRDLLDPALLRPGRFDRKIRIRPPNAKGRLDILKVHARKVKLSDTVDLASYAQNLPGWSGAKLAQLLQEAALVAVRRGHNSILQSDMDDAVDRLTVGPRRVGIELGHQGQCRRAITEVGTAMTSHLLRQYENAEVERCDRISINPRGKTLSQVVFHRLDDESYMFERLPRLLHRLQVFLGGRAAEEVIYGRNSSTASVSYLADASWLARKIITIWNMKTPMAIHGEPSPWVKKVRFVGPRLDFGGSLYDDYDLIEPPINFNLDDDVAKKTEELIREMYNKTIALLRQHDTALLKTVKVLLNRTEISGDEIDSILSHYPPNTPTSLLLEEKDPGSLPFVDERQEQHDNIEYSLSSS; this is encoded by the exons ATGTATTTAGCAACAGCTAGTAATTGTATATCAGTAAAATCCATTCATCAAAACCCTAAAATTCAACTACAAAGTTCCTTCATAACCAAATATCCATATCAAAAAAGTTTCAAGAATTCAACTTTTCATTCAAATTTCAGAAAAAGATCACAtttttatcaatgcccatatgcAATTCTTGGAAAATGGAAGTCAATTCTTAAGCCCACTGAAGAAAAGGAAAGCAATAATGAAGATTTTATTACTAGGGTTTTGAAAGAAAACCCTAGCCAAGTGGAACCCAAGTATCTAATTGGGAATAAACTTTATACcttaaaggaaaaacaagatttGGGTAAGAAGGGTTTAGGTAGTGGGGTTTTGGAGATACTAAAAAAGTTGAATATTAAAGGAATGGTGAAGAATGGAAGTGATGAGGGTAGTTTAGTAAAAGGGGATGTTTTCttgaaggatatattgagggAGTATAAAGGGAAGTTATATGTACCTGAGCAAATTTTTGGTGCTAGTTTATCTGAAGAAGaggaatttgagaaaaatgttgAGGATTTGCCTAAGATGACCTTGGAGGATTTTAAGAAGTATCTGAAATATGATAAGATAAAGTTGTTGATTTTTAAAGAGGATAGTGGAGCTTATTTGGGGTTTGGATTTAGAGATTTTGTTGTTGAGTTGAAGGAAATGCCTGGAGAGAAGAGCTTGCAGAGAACTAAATG GGCAATGAAGCTGGATCAAAATCAAGCTCAGACTCTATTGGAAGAGTACACGGGGCCGCGGTATGAAGTCGAGAAGCAAATGATG TCTTGGGTGGGTAAATTACCAGAGTGTCCTAATCCAGCTGCATCGAAGATATCAAGCAGAGTAGTTGTAGAACTTGCAATGCTGACTGCTGTAATGACTGCTGCTGCAGTGATTGTGGGTGCTTTCTTGGCTTCAGCTGTGTTTGCTGTGACAAGCTTTGTTTTTGCCGTGACTGTGTATGTCGTGTGGCCTGTGGCCAAACCATTTCTTAAGCTATTCTTTGGTATCATCTTTGGTATCCTAGAAAGAGTATGGGATAAGGTTGCTGATGCTTTTGCTGATGGAGGCCTTAAGTTGTATGAACTGTACACTTTTGGTGGTGTCTCTGCAAGTATTGAGATGCTGAAACCAATCATGCTTGTTTTTGTAACTATGGTCCTTCTTGTCCGATTCACTCTTTCACGAAGACCTAAGAACTTCCGAAAGTGG GACATATGGCAAGGGATAGAATTCTCCCAGTCCAAGCCACAAGCACGTGTTGAT GGTTCAACTGGAGTCACATTTAATGATGTAGCTGGGATTGAGGAAGCAGTGGAAGAACTTCAAGAG TTAGTGAGATACCTGAAGAATCCTGAACTATTTGATAAAATGGGGATCAAGCCCCCACATGGAGTTCTTCTGGAGGGACCTCCTGGATGTGGCAAG ACCCTGGTTGCCAAGGCTATAGCTGGTGAAGCTGGTGTTCCTTTTTACCAAATGGCTGGTTCTGAATTTGTGGAAGTTCTAGTTGGTGTTGGTTCTGCTCGTATTAGAGATTTGTTCAAGAGAGCCAAG GTGAATAAACCATCAGTTATCTTCATTGACGAAATTGATGCACTCGCAACCAG GCGTCAAGGGATATTAAGTGAATCAACTGACCACCTCTATAATGCGGCAACTCAAGAAAGAGAAACTACTCTAAACCAGTTGTTGATCGAGCTAGATGGATTTGATACTGGGAAAGGCGTTATATTCTTGGGGGCCACAAATCGAAGGGATTTGTTAGATCCTGCCCTTCTTCGTCCTGGTAGATTTGATCGCAAG ATAAGAATTCGGCCTCCCAATGCAAAAGGAAGATTGGACATTTTGAAAGTACATGCACGGAAAGTTAAATTATCGGATACTGTTGATTTGGCTAGTTATGCCCAAAATTTACCTG GATGGTCAGGTGCAAAGCTGGCTCAGCTTCTCCAGGAGGCTGCTCTAGTAGCAGTCAGGAGAGGGCATAACTCAATTCTTCAGTCGGATATGGATGATGCAGTTGACCGACTTACAGTAGGACCTAGACGGGTTGGGATTGAGTTGGGTCATCAGGGGCAGTGTCGTCGAGCGATTACCGAGGTGGGGACTGCAATGACTTCTCATCTTTTGAGGCAATATGAGAATGCAGAAGTTGAGCGTTGTGACCGAATATCTATCAATCCACGTGGCAAG ACCCTGTCTCAAGTTGTGTTTCACCGTCTTGATGATGAGTCATACATGTTTGAGCGGCTACCGCGGTTACTTCACCGTCTTCAG GTATTTCTTGGAGGGAGAGCCGCTGAAGAAGTCATTTATGGACGTAATTCTTCAACAGCGTCTGTAAGCTACCTTGCTGATGCATCCTGGCTTGCTCGTAAGATAATCACAAT ATGGAATATGAAAACCCCAATGGCTATACACGGAGAACCTTCCCCCTGGGTAAAGAAAGTGAGGTTTGTTGGTCCACGTCTTGACTTTGGAGGATCTCTATATGATGATTATGACTTAATTGAGCCACCGATCAACTTTAATTTGGATGACGACGTTGCTAAGAAGACAGAAGAGCTCATACGCGAGATGTACAACAAGACAATTGCTCTGCTGAGGCAGCACGATACCGCCTTGCTCAAAACAGTGAAG GTTCTTCTGAATCGGACAGAGATCAGTGGAGACGAGATCGACTCAATCCTTAGCCACTATCCACCAAATACACCCACAAGTCTCCTGCTTGAGGAGAAAGATCCAGGGAGTCTTCCATTTGTTGATGAAAGGCAAGAACAGCATGATAACATTGAGTACAGTCTGTCTAGTTCATGA